Proteins from one Anaerohalosphaeraceae bacterium genomic window:
- the rpsK gene encoding 30S ribosomal protein S11, whose protein sequence is MAKSVKRKVRKNVVRGIVHITATFNNTLITVTDMDGDTICQDSGGSVGFKGSRKSTPFAAQRAAEKAARTAMRSGLREVEIRVKGPGSGRESAIAAIQQAGLRIASIEDVTPIPHNGCRPRKRRRV, encoded by the coding sequence ATGGCCAAGAGCGTAAAACGAAAAGTTCGGAAAAATGTGGTTCGCGGGATTGTTCATATCACGGCGACGTTTAACAACACTCTGATTACAGTGACGGATATGGACGGCGATACGATTTGCCAGGACTCCGGCGGCAGCGTGGGCTTTAAGGGCTCTCGGAAGAGTACGCCGTTTGCAGCGCAGCGTGCGGCGGAAAAGGCGGCCCGTACGGCGATGCGCAGCGGCCTGCGCGAGGTGGAAATCCGCGTGAAGGGCCCCGGGTCGGGCCGGGAATCGGCGATAGCCGCCATTCAGCAGGCGGGCCTTCGGATTGCCTCCATCGAGGATGTGACGCCGATACCGCATAACGGATGCCGTCCGCGCAAGCGTCGGCGTGTATAA
- the rpsM gene encoding 30S ribosomal protein S13, with protein MPRIIGVDVPNNKPAWIALSYIHGIGRYLACKILAEAKINPQVRAGQLTEDEVSRITQIIDRDYLVEGQLRRKVSQDIARLKEIGCYRGIRHRRGLPVRGQQTQSNARTRKGKRKTVAGKKSVKEMR; from the coding sequence ATGCCCCGTATCATAGGAGTAGATGTACCGAATAACAAGCCGGCGTGGATTGCCTTAAGCTACATCCACGGTATCGGACGCTATCTGGCCTGCAAGATTCTGGCGGAAGCCAAGATCAATCCGCAGGTGCGGGCCGGTCAATTGACGGAAGATGAGGTGAGCCGAATCACCCAGATTATCGACCGGGACTACCTGGTGGAAGGGCAGCTGCGGAGAAAGGTTTCGCAGGATATTGCCCGTCTGAAGGAAATCGGCTGCTATCGGGGCATTCGTCACCGCCGCGGTCTTCCGGTTCGCGGTCAGCAGACGCAAAGCAACGCCCGTACGCGGAAAGGCAAACGGAAAACCGTGGCCGGCAAGAAGAGCGTCAAAGAGATGCGGTAA
- the rpmJ gene encoding 50S ribosomal protein L36, whose translation MKVRSSVKRICENCKLVRRKGVLRVICSNPRHKQRQG comes from the coding sequence ATGAAAGTACGAAGTTCCGTAAAACGAATTTGTGAAAACTGCAAGTTGGTCCGACGCAAAGGGGTTTTGCGAGTGATTTGCTCGAATCCCCGTCATAAGCAGCGTCAGGGCTGA
- the infA gene encoding translation initiation factor IF-1: MAKKDAIRLEATVVEALPNAMFRVELQNGHRILAHVSGKMRMHFIRILPGDKVLVEMSPYDLTRGRIITRS; the protein is encoded by the coding sequence ATGGCGAAAAAAGATGCCATCAGACTGGAAGCGACGGTCGTGGAAGCTCTTCCGAATGCAATGTTTCGGGTGGAGCTGCAGAACGGCCATCGCATCCTGGCCCATGTGTCCGGGAAGATGCGAATGCATTTTATCCGGATCCTGCCGGGAGATAAGGTGCTGGTGGAGATGAGTCCTTATGATTTGACGCGAGGACGGATTATTACGAGAAGTTAA
- the map gene encoding type I methionyl aminopeptidase has product MAIKLKSRREIEKIRRAGQVVAKVLSKLKEEARPGVSTAYLDAVARRLTREAGATALFEGVPNPSGGRPFPGAVCTSINEQLVHGIPSPDVVLRPGDILSVDFGVKLDGYCGDAAFTIGIGSIAPAHQRLLDVTERMLQIAIERMAPGVRWSTIAAQMEACAKEAGFSVVKDYVGHGIGTEMHEEPKVPNFVSPELLREDIVLQEGMVLAVEPMVNMGKPGVRTLKDGWTVVTKDRQYSAHFEHTIAVVKGGCEVLTLDEKAV; this is encoded by the coding sequence ATGGCGATTAAGCTGAAAAGCCGCCGGGAAATTGAGAAAATACGCCGGGCCGGACAGGTCGTGGCGAAGGTTCTTTCAAAACTCAAAGAGGAAGCCAGACCAGGCGTCAGCACGGCATATCTGGATGCCGTTGCCCGCCGGCTGACCCGGGAGGCCGGAGCAACTGCCCTGTTTGAAGGAGTTCCGAATCCTTCCGGTGGCAGGCCGTTTCCTGGTGCCGTATGCACGTCCATTAATGAGCAGCTGGTGCACGGGATTCCTTCGCCGGATGTGGTATTGCGGCCGGGGGATATTTTGAGCGTTGATTTTGGGGTCAAACTGGACGGGTATTGCGGCGATGCAGCGTTTACAATTGGAATCGGCTCCATTGCTCCTGCGCATCAGCGGTTGCTGGATGTGACGGAGCGGATGCTTCAGATTGCGATCGAGCGGATGGCGCCGGGGGTTCGGTGGAGTACAATAGCGGCCCAGATGGAGGCCTGTGCGAAAGAAGCCGGATTCTCCGTGGTGAAGGATTATGTCGGGCACGGCATCGGCACGGAGATGCATGAGGAACCCAAGGTGCCGAATTTTGTCAGCCCGGAGCTGCTTCGGGAGGATATTGTTCTTCAGGAAGGGATGGTCTTGGCGGTGGAACCGATGGTCAATATGGGCAAGCCGGGTGTCCGAACGCTGAAAGACGGTTGGACCGTTGTGACAAAAGACCGGCAGTATTCGGCTCATTTTGAACATACAATAGCGGTGGTGAAAGGCGGCTGTGAAGTGTTAACGCTTGATGAAAAAGCTGTGTAG
- a CDS encoding adenylate kinase, whose amino-acid sequence MKLILLGPPGAGKGTQCKRITEKYGLAHLSSGDILRAERAAGTELGRKAQSYMDSGGLVPDDLIIDMMIGAIKKAGAKGYVLDGFPRTVVQAEGLDAALKKAGERIDAIVSLEVPDEAILDRMTGRRSCPKCGAVYHIVNLKPKVDGQCDKGCGPLMQRKDDSPEVVSNRLKTYHEQTAAVLGYYQRNRSRIIQINADQPIDEVSQAIFTALGRLGR is encoded by the coding sequence ATGAAGCTGATTCTTCTGGGACCGCCTGGGGCCGGCAAAGGGACTCAATGCAAGCGAATTACGGAGAAGTACGGACTGGCGCATCTGTCCAGCGGGGATATTCTTCGAGCCGAGCGGGCGGCCGGAACGGAATTGGGACGCAAGGCGCAGTCCTATATGGATTCCGGGGGATTGGTGCCGGATGATTTGATTATCGATATGATGATTGGGGCGATTAAAAAAGCCGGCGCCAAAGGTTATGTGCTGGACGGCTTTCCCCGTACGGTTGTTCAGGCGGAGGGGCTGGATGCGGCCCTGAAAAAGGCCGGGGAACGAATCGATGCGATTGTTTCGCTGGAGGTTCCGGATGAGGCGATTCTGGACCGGATGACCGGCCGGCGCAGCTGTCCGAAGTGCGGAGCCGTTTATCATATTGTCAATTTGAAGCCGAAGGTGGACGGACAATGCGACAAAGGGTGCGGCCCTTTGATGCAGCGGAAGGACGACAGTCCGGAAGTGGTGTCCAATCGGCTTAAAACGTATCATGAGCAGACGGCGGCAGTACTCGGATATTATCAGCGGAATCGGAGCAGAATTATCCAAATTAATGCCGACCAGCCGATTGATGAAGTGAGTCAGGCAATTTTTACAGCGCTTGGGCGGCTGGGACGTTAA
- the secY gene encoding preprotein translocase subunit SecY yields MLATFVNIFKIPDLRNKILFTLALLVIYRIGYHIPVPGFDQEQITKQAASRDRETPFGRAAETLQMFTGGTLSQSSLFGLGIMPYISASIILMLLGEIYPPLRKLRQEGATGYKKIQEYTRYLTVPLCVIQALMFMRMAALDGFTYPGMHGRAIFMGVVGMTAGTIFLMWLGEQIDEYGIGNGISLIIMAGILARMPAAIIGVIEKTDLRVSAEPGTYGILTIVFLILAFVFVVAGTILITQGQRRIPIQQAKQMRGHRMYGGAKHYLPLRVNHGGVMPIIFASSLMMFPPIILQQLATHISALGASPIMRMLIEAFRPMAYTYNLLYIILIFVFAYFWTTVQFQPKDMAKNLRDRGSFIPGLRPGHRTAEYLETVMIRITFFGAAFLAVIAVVPSLVTQMFGVDYTASSFLGGTGLLIVVSVSLDLVQRIEANLLMRNYEGFSSAGRIRGARI; encoded by the coding sequence ATGCTGGCGACATTTGTCAACATCTTTAAGATTCCGGACCTGCGGAACAAGATTTTGTTCACGCTGGCCCTGCTGGTGATTTACCGGATCGGTTATCATATTCCGGTTCCCGGCTTTGACCAGGAGCAGATTACCAAACAGGCGGCCAGTCGGGACAGAGAAACGCCGTTCGGGCGTGCCGCAGAAACCCTGCAGATGTTTACCGGCGGGACACTCAGCCAAAGCAGTCTGTTCGGGCTGGGGATTATGCCCTATATTTCGGCCTCAATTATCTTGATGCTCCTCGGAGAAATTTATCCGCCGCTGAGAAAGCTTCGTCAGGAAGGAGCTACCGGCTATAAAAAAATTCAGGAATATACGCGTTATCTGACGGTTCCGCTGTGTGTGATACAGGCGCTGATGTTTATGCGGATGGCGGCGTTGGACGGTTTTACCTATCCCGGCATGCACGGCCGCGCCATTTTTATGGGCGTGGTGGGGATGACGGCCGGCACCATCTTTTTGATGTGGCTTGGGGAGCAGATTGATGAGTACGGAATTGGAAACGGCATCAGCCTGATTATTATGGCGGGGATTTTGGCCCGCATGCCTGCGGCGATTATCGGCGTGATTGAAAAGACGGACCTTCGGGTCAGTGCGGAGCCGGGAACCTATGGGATTCTGACGATTGTCTTTTTGATTCTGGCCTTTGTGTTCGTCGTTGCCGGGACGATTCTGATTACCCAGGGACAGCGGCGGATACCGATTCAGCAGGCCAAGCAGATGCGGGGGCACCGGATGTACGGCGGAGCTAAGCATTATCTGCCGCTTCGGGTCAATCACGGCGGTGTGATGCCGATTATTTTTGCCTCGTCGCTGATGATGTTTCCGCCGATTATCCTTCAGCAGCTGGCGACTCATATCTCGGCATTAGGGGCTTCGCCGATTATGCGGATGCTGATTGAAGCATTTCGCCCGATGGCTTATACCTACAACCTGCTTTATATTATTCTGATTTTTGTGTTTGCTTATTTCTGGACGACGGTCCAGTTTCAGCCGAAGGATATGGCCAAAAACCTTCGGGACCGCGGCAGCTTTATTCCGGGTCTGCGTCCCGGTCATCGGACGGCGGAATATCTGGAAACCGTGATGATTCGGATCACCTTCTTCGGAGCGGCCTTTCTGGCGGTTATCGCGGTGGTGCCCAGTCTGGTGACGCAGATGTTCGGCGTGGACTATACGGCGTCATCCTTCCTCGGAGGAACCGGACTTTTGATTGTAGTGAGCGTCTCGCTGGACCTGGTGCAGCGGATTGAAGCGAATCTGCTGATGCGAAACTATGAAGGGTTTTCTTCCGCCGGCCGGATTCGGGGGGCGCGGATATGA
- the rplO gene encoding 50S ribosomal protein L15, producing MRSDEITALVGANKKRKRVGRGPGSGHGKTAGRGHKGDRSRSGFSLHPAFEGGQMPLFRRLAKRGFSNAPFSERYEIVNVSQLERYFRDGDSIGVKELAGVGLVRSCQSRVKILGDGELTKKLVVSAHKFSKSAEQKISGCGGTAKVVA from the coding sequence ATGCGAAGTGATGAAATTACAGCGTTAGTCGGGGCAAATAAGAAGCGGAAACGAGTCGGCCGAGGTCCCGGCAGCGGACACGGCAAAACAGCCGGACGGGGTCACAAAGGCGACCGGAGCCGTTCCGGGTTCTCGCTGCATCCGGCGTTTGAAGGCGGTCAGATGCCGCTGTTCCGCCGGCTGGCCAAGCGGGGCTTCAGCAATGCTCCGTTTTCCGAGCGATATGAAATTGTCAATGTCTCGCAGCTGGAGCGGTATTTCCGCGATGGCGATTCCATCGGTGTCAAGGAGCTGGCCGGTGTCGGACTTGTCCGAAGCTGTCAAAGCCGGGTCAAGATTTTGGGGGACGGCGAGCTGACCAAAAAGCTTGTCGTTTCGGCCCATAAGTTCAGCAAGAGCGCCGAACAGAAGATTTCCGGCTGCGGCGGGACGGCGAAAGTGGTGGCCTGA
- the rpsE gene encoding 30S ribosomal protein S5, whose translation MQGEQPLEDTVVKVFRNAKVVKGGRRFSFSALVVVGDRNGTVGVGYGKANEVPPAVEKAIKDAKKNLKRIPVVGGTIPHEVIGKSRATQITMIPASPGTGVIAGSSARAVLEYAGIRNVLTKINGSRSAKNVVKAVMNGLLQLRDKETIESIRGVAVEAVKRW comes from the coding sequence ATGCAGGGCGAACAGCCGCTGGAAGATACGGTGGTGAAGGTGTTTCGGAACGCCAAGGTGGTCAAAGGCGGGCGACGATTCAGTTTTTCGGCCCTGGTGGTTGTCGGAGACCGGAATGGAACAGTCGGGGTCGGATACGGCAAGGCCAATGAGGTTCCGCCGGCTGTTGAGAAGGCCATCAAAGACGCCAAAAAGAATCTGAAGCGGATTCCGGTTGTCGGCGGCACGATTCCGCACGAAGTGATCGGAAAGAGCCGGGCGACGCAGATTACGATGATTCCGGCCAGTCCGGGTACCGGTGTGATTGCCGGTTCGAGCGCCCGTGCGGTCTTGGAGTATGCCGGGATTCGGAATGTGCTGACGAAAATCAACGGCAGCCGCTCGGCCAAGAATGTTGTCAAGGCCGTGATGAATGGATTGCTGCAGTTGCGGGATAAGGAAACCATCGAATCAATCCGCGGGGTCGCGGTGGAAGCAGTCAAAAGGTGGTGA
- the rplR gene encoding 50S ribosomal protein L18, whose protein sequence is MQRERIERTRLRRNFRSRRKIFGTPERPRLVVFRSSRHIYAQIIDDVAGVTLASSSTMSRALRGQLKSGGNREAAKIIGTALAKQAMDIGIRAVCFDRNGYKYHGRVKALADAAREAGLKF, encoded by the coding sequence ATGCAGAGAGAACGAATCGAACGAACGCGGCTGCGGCGTAATTTTCGGTCGCGGAGAAAAATTTTCGGGACGCCGGAGCGTCCTCGTCTGGTGGTATTTCGGTCCAGCCGGCATATTTACGCTCAGATTATTGATGATGTAGCGGGGGTGACGCTGGCCTCCTCGAGCACGATGAGTCGGGCTCTTCGGGGACAGCTCAAGAGCGGGGGCAATCGGGAGGCGGCCAAAATCATCGGCACCGCACTGGCCAAACAGGCGATGGACATCGGAATCAGAGCGGTCTGTTTTGACCGAAACGGATATAAATATCACGGCCGAGTCAAGGCCCTGGCCGATGCAGCACGCGAAGCGGGCCTGAAGTTTTAG
- the rplF gene encoding 50S ribosomal protein L6 — MSRIGKKAIQIPSGVKVEQSGLLIKVSGPKGTLQMQCRPEIQVRIADGKIEVSNPEPENRQKKALHGTTRALLNNMVKGVSQGFQKEMLIYGTGYSVKEQGGKLILSVGYAKPAELPIPKEVKVEIKTPATKGNETPAVFVLSSANKQVLGQFAAEIRRVKPPEPYQGKGIRYADEHVIRKEGKAFASGG; from the coding sequence ATGAGTCGAATCGGAAAAAAGGCAATTCAGATTCCCAGCGGGGTGAAGGTGGAGCAGTCGGGGCTGCTGATCAAGGTCAGCGGTCCGAAGGGAACTCTTCAAATGCAGTGTCGGCCGGAAATCCAGGTTCGGATTGCGGACGGGAAAATTGAAGTGAGCAATCCGGAGCCGGAAAATCGGCAGAAGAAAGCCCTTCACGGAACGACCCGTGCTCTGCTGAACAACATGGTCAAGGGGGTCAGTCAGGGATTCCAAAAGGAAATGCTGATTTACGGAACCGGCTACAGTGTGAAGGAACAGGGCGGCAAGCTGATTTTATCCGTCGGATACGCCAAGCCGGCGGAGCTGCCGATTCCGAAAGAAGTGAAGGTGGAAATCAAAACGCCGGCGACCAAAGGAAATGAGACGCCGGCGGTGTTTGTGCTGTCCAGCGCCAACAAGCAGGTTCTCGGACAGTTTGCGGCGGAAATTCGCAGAGTCAAACCGCCGGAGCCCTATCAGGGCAAGGGAATACGGTATGCGGACGAACATGTTATCCGCAAGGAAGGCAAGGCCTTTGCCTCCGGCGGGTAA
- the rpsH gene encoding 30S ribosomal protein S8 codes for MSLGDPIADMLTRIRNASRVGRSQVQVKASKVCEGIAAVLKEEGYIRDYDRIDDGKQGLLRVFLKYTPDGRPVIQMIKRVSTPGRRRYCGVDDLPVVLNGMGISILSTSRGVVSDRVCRRDHIGGELLCMVS; via the coding sequence ATGAGTTTAGGTGATCCGATAGCTGATATGTTAACCAGGATACGGAACGCGTCGCGAGTCGGCCGTTCGCAGGTTCAGGTGAAGGCCTCCAAGGTATGCGAAGGGATTGCGGCGGTTCTGAAAGAGGAAGGTTATATTCGGGATTATGATCGGATTGATGACGGCAAGCAGGGACTGCTTCGGGTCTTTCTGAAATATACCCCGGACGGCAGGCCCGTCATTCAGATGATTAAGCGGGTCAGCACGCCCGGGCGCCGGAGATATTGCGGTGTGGACGATTTGCCTGTTGTTCTGAATGGGATGGGCATATCGATTTTATCCACGAGTCGAGGTGTGGTAAGCGATCGAGTCTGCCGTCGGGACCATATCGGCGGCGAATTACTTTGCATGGTGAGCTAA
- a CDS encoding type Z 30S ribosomal protein S14, with translation MSTKALENKARKKPKFRSRAYTRCQICGRARAVYRKFKICRICFRKLANEGKIPGVKKASW, from the coding sequence ATGTCCACCAAGGCACTGGAAAACAAGGCGAGAAAGAAACCGAAATTTCGGAGCCGTGCTTATACGCGGTGTCAAATCTGCGGGCGGGCTCGGGCGGTTTATCGAAAGTTTAAGATTTGCCGGATTTGTTTTCGGAAATTGGCCAACGAAGGGAAGATTCCGGGCGTCAAGAAGGCCAGCTGGTAA
- the rplE gene encoding 50S ribosomal protein L5, whose amino-acid sequence MARLKVLYKSKIVPALKEKFGYTTPMAVPRLEKIVVSMGVGKATQDKKFLDMAMRDLTVITGQKPLICAAKKSVSNFKVRQGDKTGLKVTLRRERMYEFLDRLINLAIPRVKDFRGLNPNGFDGHGNYSMGLDEQSVFPEIDAARIEVNQGMNITFVTSAKTDEEGRELLRLFGMPFRS is encoded by the coding sequence ATGGCTCGTTTGAAGGTTTTATATAAATCGAAGATTGTTCCGGCGCTGAAAGAGAAGTTTGGATACACGACGCCGATGGCTGTTCCGCGTCTGGAAAAGATTGTGGTTTCGATGGGTGTCGGAAAAGCCACGCAGGACAAGAAGTTTCTGGATATGGCGATGCGGGATTTGACGGTGATAACCGGGCAGAAACCGCTGATCTGTGCGGCGAAGAAGAGTGTTTCGAACTTTAAGGTGCGTCAGGGAGACAAGACGGGCCTGAAGGTGACCCTTCGCCGGGAGCGGATGTATGAGTTTCTGGACCGCCTGATTAACCTGGCTATTCCGCGGGTGAAAGACTTTCGCGGGCTGAATCCCAACGGATTTGACGGCCATGGGAATTATTCGATGGGTCTGGATGAGCAGAGCGTCTTTCCGGAAATTGATGCGGCCCGGATTGAGGTGAATCAGGGGATGAATATTACATTTGTAACGAGCGCCAAGACGGATGAAGAAGGCCGTGAGCTGCTGCGGCTGTTCGGGATGCCGTTTCGGTCGTAA
- the rplX gene encoding 50S ribosomal protein L24 has protein sequence MARHIKKGDMVQVISGDQKGVTGRVIRVIPGKEQALVEGVNLVYKHVRPSQKNPQGGRIRIERPIHLSNLLPVHPKTNKGTRVRFVSDSKGVKKRTAADGTEIGIVRKAKQK, from the coding sequence ATGGCAAGACATATTAAAAAAGGCGATATGGTGCAGGTGATTTCCGGGGACCAGAAGGGTGTAACCGGCCGGGTGATTCGGGTGATACCGGGCAAGGAACAGGCGCTGGTGGAAGGGGTCAACCTGGTTTACAAGCATGTCCGGCCTTCGCAAAAGAACCCGCAGGGCGGACGAATTCGGATAGAGCGTCCGATTCATCTGAGCAATCTGCTGCCGGTGCATCCCAAGACCAACAAAGGGACTCGGGTTCGGTTTGTTTCGGATTCGAAGGGTGTCAAGAAGCGGACGGCCGCGGACGGAACGGAAATCGGAATTGTGCGGAAAGCCAAGCAGAAATAA
- the rplN gene encoding 50S ribosomal protein L14 produces MIQQETMLEIADNSGVKTAQCIRVLGKSSARKGKYTRVTASIGDIVCVAIKKHLPSCQLDRKKVYKCVIIRTKYPVRRPDGSYVRFDSNAAVIIDNENNPIGTRIFGAVARELREKNFMKIISLASEVV; encoded by the coding sequence GTGATACAGCAGGAAACCATGTTGGAAATCGCCGACAACAGCGGCGTCAAAACAGCTCAGTGTATTCGAGTGCTGGGCAAGAGCAGTGCCCGAAAAGGCAAGTACACCCGGGTAACGGCCAGCATCGGGGATATCGTGTGCGTGGCGATTAAGAAGCACTTGCCCAGCTGTCAGCTGGACCGCAAGAAGGTGTACAAGTGCGTGATTATCCGCACGAAGTATCCGGTCCGGCGCCCGGACGGCAGCTATGTTCGGTTTGACAGCAATGCGGCGGTGATTATTGACAATGAGAATAATCCGATCGGGACGAGAATTTTCGGGGCGGTGGCTCGGGAACTTCGCGAGAAAAACTTTATGAAAATTATCTCGCTGGCCAGTGAAGTGGTTTAG
- the rpsQ gene encoding 30S ribosomal protein S17: MEPVKKIQKKCGTVVSRSGDKSIVVRIDYLMKHPQYEKYIRRRTKLAVHDPANEAGVGDFVEITPCRPISKRKSWRLVKILQKAVKE; the protein is encoded by the coding sequence ATGGAACCAGTGAAAAAGATTCAGAAAAAATGCGGGACAGTCGTCAGCCGCAGCGGAGACAAGAGCATTGTGGTGCGGATTGATTATCTGATGAAGCATCCGCAGTATGAAAAATATATCCGCCGCCGCACGAAGCTGGCGGTTCACGACCCGGCCAACGAGGCCGGCGTAGGCGATTTTGTGGAAATTACTCCCTGCCGCCCCATCAGCAAGCGCAAGAGCTGGCGGCTGGTGAAGATATTGCAGAAAGCGGTCAAAGAGTAA
- the rpmC gene encoding 50S ribosomal protein L29, whose translation MKISEIRELRTDERLEKLQELQRKVFELRCQAVTENLQNRHVIRNIRRDIARIKTVLREEERKTR comes from the coding sequence ATGAAGATATCGGAAATACGAGAACTGCGAACGGATGAACGCCTGGAAAAGCTTCAGGAACTGCAGCGGAAGGTTTTTGAACTTCGCTGTCAGGCGGTGACGGAAAATTTGCAGAACCGTCATGTGATTCGCAATATCCGTCGGGATATTGCCCGCATCAAAACGGTACTGCGCGAGGAAGAACGGAAGACCCGGTAA
- the rplP gene encoding 50S ribosomal protein L16, giving the protein MALMPKRVKYRKHQRGTLKGVATRKNYVAFGEYGLQALSAHWITGRQIEAGRVAATHYLHREGKVYIRIFPDHSYTAKPLETRMGKGKAEVAGWVARVKPGTILFEIGGVEESVAKEALLRVAHKMPIRCRFVTRRHSLG; this is encoded by the coding sequence ATGGCCTTAATGCCCAAACGAGTTAAATACCGCAAGCATCAGCGAGGAACGCTGAAAGGAGTTGCAACCCGAAAAAATTACGTGGCGTTCGGAGAATACGGTCTTCAGGCCCTTTCGGCGCACTGGATTACGGGACGACAGATTGAGGCCGGCCGTGTGGCGGCGACTCATTACCTTCACCGTGAAGGAAAGGTGTATATTCGAATCTTCCCGGATCACTCCTATACGGCCAAGCCGCTGGAAACCCGAATGGGAAAAGGGAAAGCTGAGGTGGCCGGCTGGGTGGCGCGTGTAAAGCCGGGGACGATTCTGTTTGAAATCGGCGGCGTGGAGGAAAGCGTTGCCAAAGAAGCGCTGCTGCGTGTGGCGCACAAGATGCCGATTCGGTGCCGCTTTGTCACCCGTCGTCACTCGCTCGGATAA
- the rpsC gene encoding 30S ribosomal protein S3 — MGQKTSPIGFRTGITLPWQSTWFAPKANYGEFLIEDYKLREYVDKKFNRQPPYAAVSKVEIARTRNEVKVTLHTARPGMVIGPRGTEVDKLREELEALIDRKVSINVIEIKEPNLDATLVAESISEQIKKRAAYRRAMKTACENVMNAGALGVKIICSGRLAGAEIARSETQKMGSIPLQTLDANVDYGLAVARTTYGTIGIKVWIYKGKFGEEAIAKAPVKPRRAGRPRRGPRERAGESPVSEESSAVTDSPAENMSQEA, encoded by the coding sequence ATGGGTCAAAAGACATCGCCGATCGGGTTTCGAACAGGTATCACGCTGCCGTGGCAGAGCACGTGGTTTGCTCCGAAGGCCAACTACGGGGAGTTTTTGATTGAGGATTACAAATTGCGGGAGTACGTGGACAAGAAATTCAACCGTCAGCCCCCGTACGCAGCGGTCTCGAAGGTGGAGATTGCCCGAACCCGCAATGAAGTCAAGGTAACCCTTCATACGGCCCGACCGGGAATGGTGATTGGTCCAAGAGGTACGGAAGTTGACAAACTGCGTGAGGAACTCGAGGCGCTGATCGACCGCAAGGTGAGCATCAATGTGATTGAAATCAAAGAGCCGAATCTGGATGCGACGCTGGTCGCGGAGAGCATTTCAGAACAGATTAAGAAACGGGCGGCGTATCGGCGTGCAATGAAGACGGCCTGTGAGAATGTGATGAATGCCGGCGCACTGGGGGTCAAGATTATCTGCAGCGGGCGTCTGGCGGGGGCGGAAATTGCCCGCAGTGAAACCCAGAAGATGGGCTCGATTCCGCTGCAGACGCTGGATGCGAATGTGGATTACGGTCTGGCGGTTGCTCGCACGACCTATGGTACAATTGGAATTAAAGTATGGATTTATAAAGGGAAATTCGGGGAAGAGGCGATTGCCAAGGCTCCGGTAAAGCCGCGTCGGGCCGGCCGGCCTCGTCGGGGTCCTCGCGAACGTGCAGGGGAGTCGCCGGTTTCCGAGGAGTCTTCCGCCGTGACAGACAGCCCGGCGGAGAATATGAGTCAGGAAGCATAA
- the rplV gene encoding 50S ribosomal protein L22 — MLNVKKFNQICRQRKMTLQQLAGHLARGGRSEQDAVRALRNWRKGFLTPTPTSEDVRRLAEALGVEVQDISQWRAMYRYAPMSPRKVHLVTQLIQGREVQEALDILQFTRKRAAEAVRKVLQSAIANADEQEADVENLVVSEARVDPAGRRIGTKAWRAKDRGRAHPIRKEASHIIVSVSQQ; from the coding sequence ATGCTGAATGTAAAGAAATTCAATCAGATTTGCCGGCAGCGGAAGATGACGCTCCAGCAGCTGGCGGGTCATCTGGCCCGCGGCGGCCGCAGCGAGCAGGATGCGGTTCGGGCGCTTCGAAACTGGCGGAAGGGATTTCTGACACCGACGCCTACTTCAGAAGACGTCCGCCGGCTGGCGGAAGCCCTGGGGGTGGAAGTCCAGGATATTTCTCAGTGGCGGGCGATGTACCGCTATGCTCCGATGTCGCCCCGCAAGGTGCATTTGGTTACACAGCTGATTCAGGGGCGTGAGGTTCAGGAGGCGCTGGATATCCTCCAGTTCACTCGGAAGCGCGCGGCGGAAGCGGTTCGAAAGGTCCTGCAGAGCGCCATTGCCAATGCGGATGAACAGGAGGCGGATGTGGAGAATCTGGTTGTGTCGGAAGCGAGGGTCGATCCGGCAGGGCGTCGAATCGGCACCAAAGCATGGCGGGCCAAAGACCGCGGTCGTGCTCATCCGATTCGCAAAGAGGCCAGTCATATTATTGTTTCTGTATCCCAGCAATAA